The following proteins come from a genomic window of Miscanthus floridulus cultivar M001 chromosome 2, ASM1932011v1, whole genome shotgun sequence:
- the LOC136538307 gene encoding uncharacterized protein, with translation MRSSKERLSKGVFSHAETVGAPVSYQRRDALEELEEASDLHKEELNEVDAPKQDQDEDVVIIEDEKLMEETSAEEPSVTNQECTDKSEMQEHQMDDEECHAPLATPEVSEDDEGANFHDDGGSSSGLLDKGMCEETYDAGEKMGLVLGVPALQPH, from the exons ATGCGGTCGAGCAAGGAGCGTCTCTCGAAAG GTGTCTTCTCTCATGCAGAGACTGTGGGTGCACCGGTTTCTTACCAGCGACGTGATGCTCTAGAAGAGTTGGAAGAGGCTTCTGACCTTCATAAAGAAGAGTTAAACGAGGTGGACGCACCGAAACAAGACCAAGATGAAG ACGTCGTTATCATTGAGGATGAGAAGCTAATGGAAGAGACCTCAGCAGAAGAGCCATCTGTGACCAATCAGGAGTGTACGGATAAATCGGAAATGCAAGAACACCAAATGGACGATGAGGAGTGTCATGCTCCCTTGGCGACCCCCGAGGTATCTGAGGACGATGAAGGTGCCAATTTTCACGATGATGGAGGCTCCAGTTCAGGTCTGTTGGACAAAGGAATGTGTGAGGAGACCTATGATGCAGGTGAAAAGATGGGATTGGTGCTCGGCGTTCCTGCTCTGCAGCCCCATTGA